AAGGACTTAAGTATCTTCAAGACATCAGAAGCGGTATGACTTCCCTTGGTTCTTAGGCTCCCCACTTTTAAATAGTTGCACTGTCTCTAAACACTTTCCacaaatcatttttcagtaaCGAATAaagtatttgtaaattttttcttggTTTATATATTGGCATTATATCTTGCATTTAATCTTTGCCCGTTTCgcctttttttttctgaaaaaaaaatctggcaGCACTGTTGACgtatattttttagcaaatagATCGGCGATTAATTTGGTACCTCAGCAGAGCTCTTCTGTTGAAGAAGATTTGTCATTTGACATATGTCAGCTGACTATTTTCGAGCTCTGCCTTTATTAACATAGTTATTGATCTTAAAGTGGAAAATGGCTTTACATTCAGCAAGAGGAAAATTAATATCGGTTATTGGTGATGAAGTGAGCAAAATAACgagttttaaacaattaatgtaatttacgatattatttatatttatttctaggACACCTGTGTTGGTTTTCTTCTGGGCGGAGTTGGTGAAATCAACAAGAACCGTCACGCCAATTTTATGGTCGTCGACAAAAGTTAGTTGAACAATTTGCACCACATCATCGTTTTACATTATTTGACATTAACTAATTGAACATTTAAACAGATACGCCAGTAAGTGAGGTCGAGGATTGCTTTAGGCGTTTTGTAAAGCGCGATGATATAGATATTATTTTGATCAATCAGAATATCGCTGAACTTATCCGTCACGTGATTGATGCACACACTTCGCCAGTACCAGCTGTACTGGAAATTCCATCAAAGGATCATCCATACGACGCTAGTAAAGATTCGATTCTGAGACGTGCCAGAGTAAGTTTAAAAGAAAATCTGTTTAGTACTGCCAATAATATGTacattttgtgtttgttttacaGGGCATGTTCAATCCTGAagatttaaactaaataataaagATAATTATTCAAAAGATAATTGTAAAGGCAAACTTTTCATTCTAAACCCAGTATtccaaaactttttgtttttattaatgttgTTATAAGTTCTTGtgaatataattaaatgcaataaaatttgtgaCCGGAAATGGCCTTTTCCCACTGTGGGGTTACCTATTGATCTAATTTTGGATGAACGCTATTACAGTATTATTGGAAACAGTAACAGCAATTGCTTGAGCCAGGAAAACTTTGACAATATCTTAAGGTTGCAACGGGCTGGGCAAGTTTTCTATGAATAACAAATAATGGAAGGatttagatttttaaaattacattatAACGGTATTTTATTCTTAAGTATCATATTCAGTgcagaaaaataatgaattaatgGTAATGCAATATGTGTAAGCGGTTGCTCCTACACTTTTAATCAGAGCTGACAGTTGAttttacgtaaccggaacgacccggatttatatctggccaagtgctgtcacttcagcagcagtCCTCGCATATGTTGCTACAACAATCAGGGCTGACATTGAGATAGCGGGGAAGGTATTTACTGCGTGTACCAGCGAAAGTTTTATCTGAACTCTACTTTGGTTCCATGTAGTGAAGCGACAGATGGAATCACCTTAATAACTGTTCAGGCTTTAAGCTATACAGAGAGTAGTACACACAGTAAGTGGCTCCATGGTGATACCGCAAACAGGCACCCCGAGCCTCCACGCGTGTAACCTTGGCAAATTGCCGACACCTTTACCTCTAATATCCTTTCAACTTCTTTCACGCTCCAATCACCGTATGAACCCAACCAGTGGCTCTTGGTACGGCACACGGTCTGTTCAGTGCGTCAGACCTGTATATCTCGGAACCTGACATATGTATATCAAGTGCATTACATACTTTAGCTCGtgctacttttgttgttgttgttgtagcaatatACTTAACCCTTTCAGTGTTGTGTAGACCACCGGTCATCTTCGACTAGCTCATCTAACGTTAGGCCAAGGAAACATTctatttcgacaggttgggtccagagggagaggtgtGTTAGATGAGTTGGTTTGATGAACGGTGAACGAGGACGTCCCCACCAGTAACCGCTATTGCTCGCTCAGTTGCTAGTAAATAGCGTAACATGGGGACCTATGCCATCCCTAACATAAGATCGtttatacatatacgtatatattatatatatatataattggcgcctacaccctttttgggtgtttggccgagctcctcctcctatttgtggtgtgcgttttgatgttttccacaaatgttgggtcctatagtttcaagccgactctgaatggcagatggttgtttatgaggtgcttttatttatttatttcttaatatcatTTTGTAAAAGCTTAGGTTCTTTTAAGTGTTTCAGCTTAATtctaaaagcttaaaaatagcattaaaaatataCGCAGGTGTTTTAGGGGAAAAAATTTGACAAAGGGAAAGAGTAGGCTGTGAAAAGTAAAAGTAGGAAgagaataacaaaataatgcaTGAATTGAATCGTTTTGAACTTTTGTGGTAGAGCGTTTCAAAGAAGAATAGCTAAAACGAAGAACTGACGCTCGGATGCAAGGCAACTCTATTTCATACTAAGGAGATTAAGAGATCAGGACGATCTAGCGAATGGAATTCGTTCGACAAGGTATTTGGGCTCACTAGAGTTAATGACCTTGGAAACTAGCATTGGggattttacttttaataaatcatcaaattttacagaaaatatttttaaagcaaaaat
The sequence above is drawn from the Anastrepha obliqua isolate idAnaObli1 chromosome 4, idAnaObli1_1.0, whole genome shotgun sequence genome and encodes:
- the LOC129244800 gene encoding V-type proton ATPase subunit F 1; amino-acid sequence: MALHSARGKLISVIGDEDTCVGFLLGGVGEINKNRHANFMVVDKNTPVSEVEDCFRRFVKRDDIDIILINQNIAELIRHVIDAHTSPVPAVLEIPSKDHPYDASKDSILRRARGMFNPEDLN